A part of Mustela erminea isolate mMusErm1 chromosome 9, mMusErm1.Pri, whole genome shotgun sequence genomic DNA contains:
- the LOC116599205 gene encoding secreted seminal-vesicle Ly-6 protein 1-like, whose protein sequence is MRKHPEIPVFSHLTGLEIRSLSGLSVAQSVCALLTWGKTEPEEPHDARFHFPALQCFQCQRVNASGVCQTGESVCQAEGYQQCFLRKVYKDDNLSYGYQGCSSVCYSMTMFNKDVAMEEKCCNDSSFCNKF, encoded by the exons ATGAGGAAGCACCCAGAAATCCCCGTTTTCAGCCACCTCACCGGGCTTGAGATCCGGTCGCTGTCTGGGCTGTCCGTGGCCCAAAGCGTGTGCGCCCTCCTGACCTGGGGGAAGACAGAGCCAGAAGAGCCTCATGATGCCCGTTTTCACTTTCCAGCTCTTCAGTGTTTCCAGTGTCAACGAGTCAACGCCAGTGGGGTTTGCCAGACCGGGGAGAGCGTCTGCCAGGCTGAAGGCTACCAGCAGTGCTTTCTGAGGAAGGTCTACAAAG ATGACAATCTTTCCTATGGGTACCAAGGCTGCAGCAGTGTGTGCTACTCTATGACCATGTTTAATAAGGATGTTGCTATGGAGGAGAAATGTTGCAATGACTCATCTTTCTGCAACAAGTTCTAA